In Candidatus Equadaptatus faecalis, the following are encoded in one genomic region:
- the mtrB gene encoding trp RNA-binding attenuation protein MtrB — translation MKENDSDYVVVKALEDGVTVIGVTRGTENKFLHTEKLDDGEVWIAQFTENISAMKIRGKAVIQSKHGEICSGK, via the coding sequence ATGAAAGAGAACGACAGCGATTACGTAGTGGTAAAGGCACTTGAGGACGGAGTAACGGTTATCGGCGTCACGCGCGGTACGGAAAACAAATTCCTGCATACCGAAAAGCTTGACGACGGTGAAGTCTGGATTGCACAGTTTACCGAAAACATTTCGGCGATGAAAATCCGCGGTAAAGCGGTCATACAGTCCAAACACGGGGAAATATGCAGCGGAAAATGA